The sequence TAGTCCTACACAGTTCTAATAGTATAGTTTTATAGTATATTTGCGGGAGAAAAAGCCGTATACGTGGCTGATACTCACCCAAATTTTGTACGATTATTAGTCTGTTGAAAAAGTAGAGGACAGCCTGAAAAACCTTTTTGTGCCGAAATTTCGTTTATATTTCGGCCACTATTTAAACAGGCTACCGAACGACCTAAGGACGAACGCACCGGCAACGGCGCATTGACTATGTCGAACCGAAGTAATCTAATGTCTCCCCCTCCTCAGCCGGTCGCCACTGCCACCCTGAGCAATGCTCAACCGGTCTCATTCGAGGATACGTCGATATCCTTCTCTTCCCAGTCCGATTTCAAGTTACGAAAAACGTACTGGCTCTTTGCGTTGATGAATAAAGGTTGGCTGGTAAAATTAGGGACTTTTTTCATAAAACTGGCCCTAAACCTGCAACTGCCCATCAAAGGGCTCATCAAAAACACGATTTTCGAGCAGTTCTGCGGCGGCGAAACCATCCGCGACTGTGAGAAGACGATTCAGTACCTGCACAACGCACACGTGGGCACCATCCTCGATTATTCGGTTGAGGGGGAAGAAAACGAGAAGTGTTTTGACAGCACGGTACTTGAAATCCTCCGCACCATCGAGCGGGCCAGCGAATCGCAGGACATCCCGTTTTCGGTATTTAAAGTAACCGGCGTGGCCGAAACCGAGCTGCTCGAAGCCGTTCAGCGCGGCGACGAACTGAGCGAAGCCGATCAGGCTGCCTTTGCCCGGGTTCGCGAGCGGGTGCAGACTCTCTGCCAGCGCGCCCACGATAAGAACGTACGCATCTTCATCGATGCCGAAGAAAGCTGGATTCAGGACACGATCGACTGCCTGGCCTACGAGATGATGGACCGCTTTAACCACGAGCGTTGCGTTGTCTACAACACCTACCAGATGTACCGCTGGGAGATGTATGACCAGCTGACGAAAGCCACCGAACAGGCGCGTCTGAAAGGGTATTTCCTGGGTGCCAAGCTGGTGCGCGGGGCCTATCTGGAAAAGGAACGCATCCGGTCGCACGAAGACGAGTATCAGGATCCTATCCAGGCTACGAAGGAAGATACCGACCGCGATTTTAACCGCGCCATCGATTTCTGCCTGACCAACCGCGATGTGGTGTCGATCTGTCTGGGTACGCACAACGAGTACAGCTGCCAGTACACCATCGGGCAGATGAAGCGGATGGGCATCGAGCCCAACGACCCGCACATCTACTTTGCGCAGTTGCTGGGTATGAGCGACAACATCTCGTATAACCTGGCCAATGCCGGGTACAACGTAGCGAAGTATGTGCCCTATGGCCCCGTTGAAGCCGTGATGCCGTATCTGTTCCGGCGGGCCGAAGAAAATAAATCCATTGCTGGCCAAAGCAGCCGCGAGTTCAACCTCGTCAAGAGCGAACTCGAACGCCGGAAGGGTTGTAAAAAATAACGGTTTGACGTTTGAGGTCTGATCGCTACTGTTGAGCGTCCATCGTGCGCGCCACCGGTAGCCGTCAGACTTCGAACGTCAAACGCTTTTTGTAGATGATTCAGAAAAACCCCATTCGTTTTTTCCTGCTGGCCCTGTTGCTGATTGGCATTGATCAGGCTTCCAAGCTCTGGATTCTGCACTACATGCAGGAACACCTGTATATGCCTATCCACGTTATCGGCGACTGGCTGAAGTTTCAGTATGTGCTGAATCCCGGCATGGCCTTCGGAATGGAGCTGAATCACCAATACGGCAAGCTATTCTTGAGTGTGTTCCGCTTGTTTGCGATGGCGGGAATTGGCTGGTATCTGGTTTATCTGGCCAAACGCGGTGCACCCAATGGCCTGCT comes from Fibrella aestuarina BUZ 2 and encodes:
- a CDS encoding proline dehydrogenase family protein, with product MSPPPQPVATATLSNAQPVSFEDTSISFSSQSDFKLRKTYWLFALMNKGWLVKLGTFFIKLALNLQLPIKGLIKNTIFEQFCGGETIRDCEKTIQYLHNAHVGTILDYSVEGEENEKCFDSTVLEILRTIERASESQDIPFSVFKVTGVAETELLEAVQRGDELSEADQAAFARVRERVQTLCQRAHDKNVRIFIDAEESWIQDTIDCLAYEMMDRFNHERCVVYNTYQMYRWEMYDQLTKATEQARLKGYFLGAKLVRGAYLEKERIRSHEDEYQDPIQATKEDTDRDFNRAIDFCLTNRDVVSICLGTHNEYSCQYTIGQMKRMGIEPNDPHIYFAQLLGMSDNISYNLANAGYNVAKYVPYGPVEAVMPYLFRRAEENKSIAGQSSREFNLVKSELERRKGCKK